GATCAGGGTTCGGGTGGTGACGCGTGCCGTTGCCTGGATGACAACCGGCTACTTAGTAACCATTGCTATTGAATTAGCAATGCTTTTCCTGAAAATTGGCGGATCCGGTTTTATTCCGCCACTAGCACGACTGCTTCCAGGGGATAAACTAAGCCTGAAAGTCACATTTGCCGCGTTTCAACCGTTCTTTGGCATCCCTTTACCCAGGACAGTCCTTTACACGCCAGACCCCCCTATCGTGGGAGTTTGCACGGTTCTATGTTTCTTTATCTGCTTAGGTGAAACCGACCGCCGCCTACGCAGATGGGCTTTAGCCGGTTGCTTAGTTTCTCTGCTCATTAGTCAGAGTCGTCTTGCTTGGGTCTGCTTTCCCCTGGCTTTGTTGATTCTGGGGTGTTTCCGCAGTCGGTGGGTTCGTCAAGGTTCTCTGTGGGGCGCATCCTTCACTTCATTACTTTGTGCTCTTTTGGGGCTGACCTTAAGTCAGTTAATTGAAAAACCCATGGAAATTTTCACGGGTGCTCGCGCTGAGTCATCGAAAGACCGGGAACTTGTGGTTCGCAAAACACTCGAAGCTTGGCAAGAATCACCTTGGCTAGGGTGGGGAATCATCAGAGGCTCAGTCAAATGGTATACCTACGACATTGCCTTAGGTTCTTTCTCAACCTACGCTTCAGTTCTTTATTTGCACGGAATCGTCGGTTTCGTCGTCTTTGTTGCCGCTTTAGCCTTAACACTGTGGAATTTCTGGGGGCCAGCCGTTCGTGGTAACCCACTCGGCAAGCGAGCATTTGCTAGCCTGGTGGCGTTGTACGTGCTGTGCAATGCCACACCCTTGACCTGGATGACCGTGTATTTTTGGTTCTTCTTTGTCTGGTTGGGTGCAATTCTCTCGGAAATCCAGCCGCCTGATGGCTCTATAACCAGCTGGGAGCAGTTAGCAGGAGATACTGAAGCACGGAAAAAGTTCTATCCAATTGCAGATGAAAATCGTCTGTAATTTCCTTAATATTATCAATAAGGGTAATTAACTTGTTAGCCTTGAGAAGCATCTTTTGGTATCTATAAATTCATGGGTAAAGTAGCTGCAATTGCCACTAGGCACTGGAAATCTTTATTCATATTGAATTTGCTCGTGCTTGCAGCCACCGTTGGCAAGTTGGCAACTTCTCCTAAAGTTTGGACGGCTACGGCACAGCTTATTCTGCCTCAGAAAAGCGGCAATCTAGATGCCAATTTAGGAACGCTGGGTTCCCTTAGAAATGCCGACCCTGGTTTTTCTAGTGAAGTCAATCCTTTAAAAGTTCAGGCTTCTATCCTAACCAGTGATGCGCTGCTAGAACGGGTGTTAGACTCTGACCCTGAGAAAAGTAAGTTTTCCAGACTCGCGAACTACAAGCGGTTGTTCAAAGCATCTCCTCAGGAACAATCCACCATCGTCTCACTGGCTGTCAGTGGTTCAACGCCCGAATTGGCACGCCAGCGAACGAACACCTTACTCGAAGTGTATCAACAGCGTCTGAATGAATTGCGTCAAGCTGATAGTGCGTCTCGCAAGCAGTTTAGTCAGAAAGAACTGAATCAAGCTAGGGAAAGATTAAGTCAGGCGCACATAGCAGTAGCACGGTTCAAGCAGTCCACAGGTTTGGTCAACAGCGAAGCACAAACCCAAGGAATTGTGAGCGCCATCAATAATCTGACTACTGTGCAGGCGCAGGTACTGGCTCAAGCTCAGGCGAGTGAAAATCGAATCAGAGTCCTATCGACTCGCTTAAGTCTTACACCTAACCAGGCTATCCGATCGCTAGGATTGGGTGAGAACCAAAACTACCAGTTCGTTCGCAGCAAACTGGCGGAAGTAGACGCCCAATTGCTGAAGCTCAGAGCTACTTTCACCGATAACCATCCAGCCGTACAGAAACTGGTTTCCGAGCGCGACGGGTTGCAGCGTAAGCTTCAGGATTACATCGCTCAATCAGCCGCTGGCACGCGAGTAGACACCACAGTATCTACCGGGACTGATGGACGTGCCACTTTAATCCAGCAATTGGTGCTTGCCGAGAGTGAAGCCACAGGTCAGCAGCGACAGGCCGAGCAACTACAGAGAGAGATTGCCAAACTGAACGCTGCCTTAAAATCCCTTCCCGCTTCTCAGGCTCAACTGTTGGAACTGCAACGGCAGGTTGATGTCGCTGAGGGGGTTTACAAAGGCTTGGTAGCCCAAGTGCAGCAGAACAATATTAACGCCTTTGATACTTATCCGAACGTGCAGGTACTTGACCCTGCCAAGGTTGACTCCAAGCCTTCCGGCCCCAAGCGGTCAATCACTGTCCTCAGTGGCCTGATGGCTTCCCTTATCGGTAGCATTGCGTTGGTGCTGTTCCTAGAGAGCCGGAATCCGCTGTTGAGTCCCAAAGACTTGCAATCCATCAAATTTCCGATTGTGGTACGCATTCCCAGGCTCAGGAATTCTGGCCTAAGCTGGCAAGTGGGTACGGAAACAGAAGTTGAGTTTCAGCGACTGGCCTCAGCGATTAGCTTACAACCTCTTAATGATCGCCGCTTGTTGATTACTAGTGCGATTATGGGGGAAGGGAAGACAACGGTGACCCTAGGACTGGCTAGAGCCTTGGCAGATTTAGGCTTCCGCGTCCTGCTCGTGGACGGGGATTTCCGCAAAGCCGAACTGAGCCGACGCTTGGGTTATGGTCGGGAACGGGAATCGGCTGACGCCGTCCGCTTGGCCAACGAAGTCCAGCAGCCAATATCAGTAGAGCCGAGTCTAGATTTACTGCCAACCTTACCCAAACAAGGCAAGATTGTAGAACTGGTGAGGCGGGGAAGATTCGAGCAGAGTCTGGCTGTTGCTGAGTCTGCGGATAACTATGACTACGTCCTAGTTGACAGCGCTCCAGTTAGTCTGACCAGTGAAACCGCTTTGATGGCTAACGTCGTCCCCAACGTGTTATTTGTCGTCCGACCCGGTACGAGCTATAGTAACTCCGTGAATGAGAGCCTCGATCAACTGGATCAGCACCGTGCCAAAATCTTGGGTTTAGTCATTAATGGTGTGGAGGCCAACTCAAAAGCCTATCCGTATCGCTCTAATGAGTCTTTAGTGAATTCCTGAGCTATGCGGCGTAGAGTCATGCTCAAGTTAGCCGTATCTGGCGGTGCGTTAGCTCAGGTTTTAAACACAAGTTGCCATCGTCGAATCTTTACCAAGATTATGGGAGAGAATCCAGGCTCATCCACCCCTAGGCTGTCTTCTACAAATTCTATTACCGCAAGAGTGAGGGTAGATTGGGCGACAGCAGTAGCTCAAACCACTCCCTTCACGTTTGGCTCCAACGACTACGAAATCACTAAACCAGAAGCGGCGGCTGACCCAGTCTATCAGAGTCGCCTAGTGGAACTAGGCATCGGTTTAATTCGGATTCACTTCGCGGGATTAAGCGATCGCTGGACTAACTCTACCACCAAAACCTGGGATGAGGCCAAGATAAAAGCGGGTTACGATGCCTCCTATCCCCAACGACCGACAATCATCCAGAACATTTCTGGTTGGCCCCAGTGGATGGCTCAGACCCAAGATGGTCTACTCGACCCTTCTGAGTACGATAACTATGCGGCTTTCTGTGCTCAATTGGTGGAAATTCTCAACCGACGCCAGCAGCGAAAAGTGGTTTATTGGGAGCCCATCAACGAACAAGATGTTCGTTACGAAAAAGCGGGTAAACTCGACGAGCTTTGGAAAATCTACAACAAGACGGCGACAGCGATGAAGCGTCAAGACCCCCAGATTAAAGTCGGGGGGCCAGTGCAGACTTGGGACGAACCCAGACGACTCGCGGCCTTTCTGAAGGCGTGCGAACCGAATGTAGACTTCATTTCCTGGCACCGTTACGGCAGTGGCGATGCCAGTGCATCCACTGACACGCTGATGTCCTACACACCAAACTATAGGAATCAGGTGCAGGAATTTCGCAAATTAGCGAAGCAGTACATCCCCGATCGCAACGTGCCACTACTGCTGGGAGAATATAACATTAACTACGATTGGCGATCGGGTGAAAATCGCCAACATACCCATGTTGGAGCCGTCTGGTTTGCGTCGGTACTCAAAAATCTGGCGGATGCCGGCATTGACATGGCGACCTCATGGCATCTTAAGGATGGAGTTTACGGTCTGATCGATCCTGAAAATAATCTACGACCTGCTGCAACCGTGTTTGCTTGGGGAATCAAATATCTAACTGGTACAGTGATGCAGGCAGACAGCAACCACTCCTTTGTGGAAGCAATGCCAGTTTTGCAGAAAGATGGGGGGCGCTCACTCTTGTTGATTAATAAGTCAGCTGGACTTGCCACACTCAACGTTCAGGCGACGCAGATGGATGCAAAACCGGACAAACTACTGATGTTGTGCCTGGATGCCACTGGCGTAACGACGACCTCCCTAGATACAGCCACGTTGGAGCAAAAACCGTTGACGTTGAATCCCTATTCCTTGGTCTTGCTGCGTTTTTCTGCCGATGGCAGTTCTGTCAATCAACCCCAGAAACGTTGAATTTAGTGCTATGCCGCCGATCAATCATCCAGTTCTGAAGGATTTAGCTAACCTCTATTTTGAAGCCAAGCGACTGTTCTATCGGATGCGATATCCTAATGTATTGCTCGCTAAAGGGGTGCGAATCAAAGGCACCTTGCAGGTTAATGGTACAGTTAAAGTGACCATCGGGCCTGGAAGTCGCCTGGGTAAACATGTCTTGATCTATGGTTCAGGCACAGTCACTATTGGTAGTAACGTATTACTGAATGGCTCTTGGATCGGCTGTGAGCGCTCCATTACGATTGGGGATGAGTGCCTAATTTCTGACTGCGCCATTGCCGATAGCGATTATCACAACCTAGAACCGCACCTACGTCACTGCCCTCCCGGACCCAAAGTTTCGGCCCCGATTGTGATTGAGCGCAATGTGTGGATTGGAGCCAGAGCGACAGTGATGAAAGGGGTAAACATTGGGGCAGATAGTGCTGTGGGTTTGGGATGCGTTGTCCGCAAGTCTGTTCCTCCCGGTGTTGTGGTTATCGGCAATCCCCAGCAAATTGTCAAGCAATTCGACTTAAAGCAGCCGTTACATGAGGATGCTAATCTTGCTCATTGACATTAATGCTGATTATTTGATTATTGTTGTTCAAACTCTTGTGCTATAGCTCAGAAAACGCATCCCAAAGTGTAACTTCCTTAACAATTTTAGTGACTTTAGTAATGCTGAGTGCTGCTAAATTCTCCTAGAGGAGGGAGGCGAAAGAGGAGCCATTTTCTTTAGCCTTAGATAGAAACCTTCACGTCTCAAATATTAAACATGCATACTTCTAATTTTTCGCCAGTTTCTACCAGGCAAGCGGCTTTAAAACTGCCTATTGTACGTCAAGGGAGTTCTGGTAGCGCTGTCAGAGTTTTACAGCAGTTGCTCAATTTTAAGGGCTTCAAGCTAGAGGTCAATGGGCAATTTGATCTGGCCACACAGGCAGCCGTCGAAAACTTCCAACAAATTAACGCTTTGATAGTAAACGGAATTGTTGATGCTGAGACTTGGTATAATCTGAGCCTTGGATTGTTGTCAGTAATACCTATTGAGTCTGAGTTTGCTCCCAATGAAACCCAATCTTTAAATCTCTGCTAAGACTAACAGTCCATCACCGCCAATAGGACGGGTGCAGTATTTTATTCTCCCCATCTGCTTATCTCCCCACCCGTCGCTTAAAAATCATCAGTCGGTTGCACAACAGTGACACCTCAGTCGAGTCACCGTTTAAGTGTGTTGTCAGCACCTTTGGGGCAAGGCTTGCAAACTAACTGTCTTGGATCAGAAGGCTACAGCTCACACCCTATCCCCATGAAAACTGAAAACTTTTCCAGCGACTGACGGTAGTACGCTCACAATGCATCCAGATTGAGCCGCAGACCCCCACTTTCCGGAATTAGGATTAGGCCGCGACCACCAAACGACCTACAACCAGAGATAATTCTATATAGAGTAGGGAGGTTATAGGTAAAGCTATAGTAATTTCGTTATAAACAAGAAATCGGTAAAACATGTCAATTCAAGACCTAATCAGAGAAAATTAAGGTTTCACATTCACTGGAGTATGATTTTTAACTTTAGACGGTTTTCCAGTCAACTTCTGACTGCTCGCCATTCAGGGAGGCATCGGGTCGCTTGCGGCTTGTTGAGCTTAGTGGCTTTTTTAAGTTGCTTGTGGCTCATCGGGACACCATCGGCTCTAGCCGGGTTGAATGATGACAAGTTTGACGGCAACATCTTCGCCCTCTATGCTGGAAATGGCTCTCTAGTCCCAGCACGCGTAACGTTGACAGAGTCTTTGAGGCGCGAGAGACCATCGCTGTTGGTGTTCTACTTAGATGACAGCAGTGATTGCAAGCAATATGCCGCCGTTATCTCACAGCTCCAAGATCCTTATGGACGAGCCGCCAATTTTCTGCCGATTAACATCGATAGTCTACCCCCGAAGTCTAAGTATCAACCAACAGAACCAGGCTACTACTACCAAGGCTTAGTGCCCCAGACGGTGATCCTGGACCAAAAGGGTAAGGTGGTTCTGAATGTGACGGGACAAGTGCCCTATGAGCAGGTAGACGATGCTTTCCGGAAAGTGTTTGATTTGCTGCCTCGTTCAGAATCCGTTGAGTTGAAGCGGCGAACTTTCAACGAATTCAATACTGAGCTAGTGGAAGGTGAACGTTAAAGTAAGGCTTTTCCCCATGATTTTAGA
The genomic region above belongs to Microcoleus sp. AS-A8 and contains:
- a CDS encoding O-antigen ligase family protein translates to MLNVTSNPTASSIKDFKLGALSFPERVIYWTIVLTPLWWLSGIQTLLYPAILVLLLVITFDLNKLIRTSLPVSVWAWLAMALVMAWTAIIGLGSTGFEFQKTAAFVVTFVKSYFLIFVCLSLPFWNQIRVRVVTRAVAWMTTGYLVTIAIELAMLFLKIGGSGFIPPLARLLPGDKLSLKVTFAAFQPFFGIPLPRTVLYTPDPPIVGVCTVLCFFICLGETDRRLRRWALAGCLVSLLISQSRLAWVCFPLALLILGCFRSRWVRQGSLWGASFTSLLCALLGLTLSQLIEKPMEIFTGARAESSKDRELVVRKTLEAWQESPWLGWGIIRGSVKWYTYDIALGSFSTYASVLYLHGIVGFVVFVAALALTLWNFWGPAVRGNPLGKRAFASLVALYVLCNATPLTWMTVYFWFFFVWLGAILSEIQPPDGSITSWEQLAGDTEARKKFYPIADENRL
- a CDS encoding AAA family ATPase, with the translated sequence MGKVAAIATRHWKSLFILNLLVLAATVGKLATSPKVWTATAQLILPQKSGNLDANLGTLGSLRNADPGFSSEVNPLKVQASILTSDALLERVLDSDPEKSKFSRLANYKRLFKASPQEQSTIVSLAVSGSTPELARQRTNTLLEVYQQRLNELRQADSASRKQFSQKELNQARERLSQAHIAVARFKQSTGLVNSEAQTQGIVSAINNLTTVQAQVLAQAQASENRIRVLSTRLSLTPNQAIRSLGLGENQNYQFVRSKLAEVDAQLLKLRATFTDNHPAVQKLVSERDGLQRKLQDYIAQSAAGTRVDTTVSTGTDGRATLIQQLVLAESEATGQQRQAEQLQREIAKLNAALKSLPASQAQLLELQRQVDVAEGVYKGLVAQVQQNNINAFDTYPNVQVLDPAKVDSKPSGPKRSITVLSGLMASLIGSIALVLFLESRNPLLSPKDLQSIKFPIVVRIPRLRNSGLSWQVGTETEVEFQRLASAISLQPLNDRRLLITSAIMGEGKTTVTLGLARALADLGFRVLLVDGDFRKAELSRRLGYGRERESADAVRLANEVQQPISVEPSLDLLPTLPKQGKIVELVRRGRFEQSLAVAESADNYDYVLVDSAPVSLTSETALMANVVPNVLFVVRPGTSYSNSVNESLDQLDQHRAKILGLVINGVEANSKAYPYRSNESLVNS
- a CDS encoding alpha-L-arabinofuranosidase, coding for MRRRVMLKLAVSGGALAQVLNTSCHRRIFTKIMGENPGSSTPRLSSTNSITARVRVDWATAVAQTTPFTFGSNDYEITKPEAAADPVYQSRLVELGIGLIRIHFAGLSDRWTNSTTKTWDEAKIKAGYDASYPQRPTIIQNISGWPQWMAQTQDGLLDPSEYDNYAAFCAQLVEILNRRQQRKVVYWEPINEQDVRYEKAGKLDELWKIYNKTATAMKRQDPQIKVGGPVQTWDEPRRLAAFLKACEPNVDFISWHRYGSGDASASTDTLMSYTPNYRNQVQEFRKLAKQYIPDRNVPLLLGEYNINYDWRSGENRQHTHVGAVWFASVLKNLADAGIDMATSWHLKDGVYGLIDPENNLRPAATVFAWGIKYLTGTVMQADSNHSFVEAMPVLQKDGGRSLLLINKSAGLATLNVQATQMDAKPDKLLMLCLDATGVTTTSLDTATLEQKPLTLNPYSLVLLRFSADGSSVNQPQKR
- a CDS encoding acyltransferase; this encodes MPPINHPVLKDLANLYFEAKRLFYRMRYPNVLLAKGVRIKGTLQVNGTVKVTIGPGSRLGKHVLIYGSGTVTIGSNVLLNGSWIGCERSITIGDECLISDCAIADSDYHNLEPHLRHCPPGPKVSAPIVIERNVWIGARATVMKGVNIGADSAVGLGCVVRKSVPPGVVVIGNPQQIVKQFDLKQPLHEDANLAH
- a CDS encoding peptidoglycan-binding protein, which codes for MHTSNFSPVSTRQAALKLPIVRQGSSGSAVRVLQQLLNFKGFKLEVNGQFDLATQAAVENFQQINALIVNGIVDAETWYNLSLGLLSVIPIESEFAPNETQSLNLC
- a CDS encoding thylakoid membrane photosystem I accumulation factor; translation: MIFNFRRFSSQLLTARHSGRHRVACGLLSLVAFLSCLWLIGTPSALAGLNDDKFDGNIFALYAGNGSLVPARVTLTESLRRERPSLLVFYLDDSSDCKQYAAVISQLQDPYGRAANFLPINIDSLPPKSKYQPTEPGYYYQGLVPQTVILDQKGKVVLNVTGQVPYEQVDDAFRKVFDLLPRSESVELKRRTFNEFNTELVEGER